In a single window of the Fusarium falciforme chromosome 3, complete sequence genome:
- a CDS encoding Oxidored-FMN domain-containing protein, which yields MAPERIENVAAQGISYYTPAQDPPAGTQLNGSTKLFTPITIRGVTFPNRLFLSPLCQYSADNGYATDWHLTHLGGIIQRGPGLAIAEATAVQRLGRSTPEDLGIWEDGHIEPLKRIVEFAHSQSQKIGIQLQHAGRKGSGVTPWLRGNGVAVKEGGGWPDEIVAPSAIPQVEGVNPVPKALTAEEIEELKTAYAEAAQRAVKAGFDVLEIHAAHGYLLHQFLSPVSNRRTDAYGGSFENRTRLLLEIVERIRAVIPETMPLFVRISATDWFEFDEKLKQEFPESWTVDQSGQLASLLADRGVDLVDVSSGGIHAKSAIAIRPGPGYQVHLAQAIKKAVGDKVLVSAVGGIKTGTLAEEVLQSGIDVVMAGRWFQQNPGLVDAFARELGVEVKMANQIGWGFRGRGKKVTKI from the coding sequence ATGGCGCCAGAAAGAATTGAAAACGTCGCTGCCCAGGGCATTTCCTACTACACGCCAGCCCAAGATCCCCCCGCAGGCACGCAACTCAACGGATCCACCAAGCTCTTCACTCCCATCACAATCCGCGGCGTCACATTCCCCAACCGCCTTTTTCTCTCCCCTCTGTGTCAGTATTCGGCCGATAATGGATACGCAACTGATTGGCACTTGACCCATCTCGGTGGCATCATTCAACGTGGTCCAGGGCTAGCGATTGCCGAGGCGACCGCTGTGCAGCGCTTGGGTCGCAGTACACCCGAAGACCTCGGCATCTGGGAAGATGGTCACATCGAGCCGCTGAAACGTATCGTCGAGTTCGCGCACAGTCAGAGTCAAAAGATTGGCATTCAACTACAGCACGCGGGTCGCAAAGGCAGTGGCGTCACACCTTGGTTGAGAGGCAATGGCGTGGCTGTCAAAGAAGGTGGTGGATGGCCAGACGAAATCGTTGCTCCTTCAGCAATTCCCCAAGTCGAGGGAGTCAACCCAGTCCCCAAGGCTCTGACCGCGGAGGAGATTGAAGAGCTGAAGACGGCCTATGCAGAGGCTGCACAAAGGGCGGTCAAGGCTGGTTTCGATGTCCTTGAGATTCACGCGGCCCATGGATATCTACTGCATCAATTCTTGAGCCCTGTCAGCAACCGCCGGACAGATGCCTATGGAGGAAGTTTTGAGAACAGAACGAGACTTTTGTTGGAGATTGTGGAGCGGATTCGAGCCGTCATTCCGGAAACCATGCCGCTCTTTGTCCGCATCAGCGCTACGGATTGGTTCGAATTCGACGAAAAGCTGAAGCAAGAGTTTCCGGAGAGCTGGACAGTTGACCAGTCAGGACAGCTTGCATCCTTGTTGGCCGATCGAGGTGTTGATTTGGTCGACGTCAGCTCTGGCGGTATCCACGCAAAGTCTGCTATCGCCATCAGGCCAGGACCCGGTTATCAGGTCCATCTGGCCCAGGCGATTAAGAAGGCCGTGGGAGACAAAGTGCTCGTTTCTGCTGTTGGAGGCATCAAGACTGGTACCCTCGCTGAGGAGGTGTTGCAGTCTGGCATTGACGTGGTCATGGCTGGACGGTGGTTCCAGCAGAACCCTGGCCTGGTTGATGCATTTGCTCGGGAACTAGGTGTCGAGGTGAAGATGGCAAACCAGATTGGCTGGGGCTTTAGGGGCCGTGGGAAGAAGGTAACCAAGATCTAG